A single region of the Triticum dicoccoides isolate Atlit2015 ecotype Zavitan chromosome 2B, WEW_v2.0, whole genome shotgun sequence genome encodes:
- the LOC119362024 gene encoding uncharacterized protein LOC119362024, which yields MGVEHLGEYFLLDVCQNCIFTTISSSLPVLSLTVYDMETYWKNKSSSILETLRFYPMALPQHESCSHELLYSLAYNFLVVTMLVLNMNHEAKQPDHLPVAVWFEEFSLVRWCLLRWVKMFPTMERMDNNPHIIHLVIGLEILKPWLSIFVAFGKLPVFMPFQARPGQS from the exons ATGGGAGTGGAACATCTGGGTGAATattttttgcttgatgtttgtcagAATTGCATTTTTACAACCATTTCCTCATCATTGCCGGTTTTGTCACTGACAGTGTATGATATG GagacctactggaagaacaagagctCTAGTATCTTGGAAACCCTTCGGTTCTATCCTATGGCCCTACCCCAGCATGAATCATGCAGCCATGAACTACTGTATTCACTGGCTTACAACTTCCTGGTAGTAACGATGCTTGTGTTGAACATGAACCATGAAGCAAAGCAACCTGATCATCTGCCAGTTGCTGTTTGGTTTGAGGAGTTCTCGCTAGTAAGGTGGTGCCTCTTGCGCTGG GTAAAAATGTTTCCTACGATGGAGAGAATGGACAATAATCCACATATTATCCATTTGGTGATTGGATTGGAAATCCTCAAACCTTGGCTGTCAATATTTGTGGCATTTGGAAAATTACCTGTCTTCATGCCCTTTCAAGCACGTCCTGGGCAATCTTGA
- the LOC119362023 gene encoding cytochrome P450 81Q32-like, producing the protein MADAMTLSYLPLSLATVLFVLVLLGNLRKRRRERGLRLPPSPPSLPVIGHLHLFKKPLHRALANIAAAHGPVLLLRFGSRRVLHVADPAANEECFTAHDVVFANRPRLPSARHLSNGYTTLGSSSYGPNWRNLRRIATVEVLSAGSLLRSAAVRGDEVRLAARRLFLEAAAAGASEPRPARADVKARAFELALNVVARMIAGKRYYGGEGDVPESEAEEAARFREMVREYFAMHGASNLQDFLPVLGVLDIGGARRRAVRLARKRNEWAQRLIDEHRAAFDDGEGKSRRGRTMVGDLLEMQAADPEAYSDKVIRALCLSILQTGTDTSSSTIEWSMAELLNHPDAMAKARVELDEVVGTGRLLEEADLSSLPYLQCIIKETLRLHPIAPLLAPHESSAACSVAGYDIPAGTMLLVNVHMMHRDALMWDEPTRFSPERFEGGRGEGKWMLPFGMGRRGCPGEALGMNMAGLALGTLVQCFEWRRVGEEEVDMAEGSGLTMPMAVPLEALYWPRAEMTPVLRAL; encoded by the exons ATGGCGGACGCCATGACGCTCTCCTACCTGCCCCTCTCGCTTGCCAcggtcctcttcgtcctcgtcctgcTCGGGAACCTCAGGAAGCGCCGGCGTGAGCGCGGACTCCGGCTGCCGCCGAGCCCGCCGTCCCTGCCGGTCATCGGCCACCTGCACCTCTTCAAGAAGCCGCTCCACCGCGCGCTGGCCAACATCGCCGCGGCGCACGGGCCGGTGCTGCTCCTCCGCTTCGGCTCTCGCCGCGTGCTCCACGTCGCCGACCCGGCCGCCAACGAGGAGTGCTTCACAGCGCACGACGTGGTCTTCGCCAACCGGCCCCGGCTCCCCTCCGCGCGCCACCTCTCCAACGGCTACACCACGCTGGGGTCCTCCAGCTACGGCCCCAACTGGCGCAACCTCCGCCGCATCGCCACCGTCGAGGTGCTCTCCGCGGGCAGCCTCCTCCGCTCCGCGGCCGTCCGCGGCGACGAGGTGCGCCTCGCTGCACGCCGCCTCTTCCTcgaggccgccgccgccggggCGTCGGAGCCGAGGCCCGCGCGCGCCGACGTGAAGGCGCGGGCGTTCGAGCTGGCGCTGAACGTGGTGGCGCGGATGATCGCCGGGAAGCGGTACTACGGCGGCGAGGGAGACGTGCCGGAGTCTGAGGCGGAGGAGGCCGCCAGGTTCCGGGAGATGGTGCGCGAGTACTTCGCGATGCATGGCGCGTCCAACCTGCAGGACTTCCTGCCTGTGCTCGGCGTGCTGGACATCGGCGGCGCCAGGAGGCGGGCGGTGCGGCTGGCTCGGAAGCGCAACGAGTGGGCGCAGCGGCTCATCGACGAGCACCGCGCCGCCTTCGACGATGGCGAGGGGAAGAGCCGCCGCGGCAGGACGATGGTCGGCGACCTGCTGGAGATGCAGGCGGCCGATCCGGAGGCGTACAGCGACAAGGTCATCAGAGCGCTCTGCCTG AGCATCCTTCAGACTGGCACCGACACCTCGTCGAGCACCATCGAATGGAGCATGGCGGAGCTGCTCAACCACCCGGACGCCATGGCGAAGGCGAGGGTGGAGCTCGACGAGGTCGTCGGCACGGGGCGCCTCCTGGAGGAAGCCGACCTTTCCAGCCTGCCCTACCTCCAGTGCATCATCAAGGAGACCCTCCGGCTGCACCCAATCGCCCCGCTCCTCGCCCCACACGAGTCCTCCGCCGCCTGCTCCGTCGCAGGCTACGACATCCCAGCGGGAACCATGCTCCTTGTCAACGTGCACATGATGCACAGGGATGCGCTCATGTGGGATGAGCCGACAAGGTTCTCGCCAGAGAGGTTTGAAGGCGGTAGGGGCGAGGGGAAGTGGATGCTGCCATTCGGAATGGGGAGGAGAGGGTGCCCCGGCGAGGCGCTAGGCATGAACATGGCCGGGCTCGCTCTGGGCACGCTGGTGCAGTGCTTTGAGTGGAGGAGGGTCGGCGAGGAGGAGGTTGACATGGCTGAAGGGTCAGGGCTGACCATGCCCATGGCTGTACCTTTGGAGGCTTTGTACTGGCCTCGTGCAGAGATGACACCGGTGCTAAGGGCACTCTAG
- the LOC119360388 gene encoding uncharacterized protein LOC119360388 — protein sequence MGCLLALTDDLLADILIRLPSPADLARASASCASLRRVVTSPRRPARALALAADFSFAFLPAPARAWLVRDHRDGRFLLDRAAPAGSTAFTEVAVCDPLSRRCLLLPPIPDALAAAVENPYLQRGGDDGGLQSRSNEIFLASRGNDGRGEELPFAVIWMACCRGKLVAFSYCSGSREWRALSPPVHHALSMRRVMGVRLGQRNHAHGCFYWMITLTRRWLVLDTCKMEFSILDISPVLAGRSMMFSNQITTLESGEGRTTVVVSDLFRADKRCVLYFYSFMHFSDRWQLQNKITLPEEWGDRFRGIIGAFEGCLYIKLDHPKQNLGDPVEKNVTYFWFDLKTMQVGRFTEISAATVNEAYLYTGFPPSLSLPSV from the exons atgGGCTGCCTGCTGGCGCTCACCGACGACCTCCTCGCGGACATCCTCATCCGCCTGCCGTCGCCGGCGGACCTCGCGCGCGCCTCCGCCTCCTGCGCCTCGCTCCGCCGCGTCGTCACCTCCCCGCG CCGCCCCGCCCGCGCGCTCGCCCTCGCCGCCGACTTCTCCTTCGCCTTCCTCCCGGCCCCCGCGCGCGCCTGGCTCGTCCGCGACCACCGCGACGGCCGCTTCCTCCTCGACCGCGCCGCGCCCGCCGGCTCCACGGCCTTCACCGAGGTCGCCGTCTGCGACCCGCTCTCCCGGCGCTGCCTCCTGCTCCCGCCCATCCCCGACGCCCTCGCTGCCGCCGTCGAGAACCCCTACCTCCAGCGCGGCGGCGACGATGGAGGGCTCCAGTCGCGCAGCAACGAGATCTTCCTTGCTTCTCGCGGGAACGACGGCCGCGGGGAGGAGCTGCCGTTCGCCGTCATCTGGATGGCCTGCTGCCGAGGGAAGCTGGTCGCCTTCTCCTACTGCTCTGGATCTCGGGAATGGAGAGCGCTTTCGCCGCCGGTGCACCACGCGCTGAGCATGCGGAGAGTCATGGGTGTCCGACTGGGGCAACGCAACCATGCCCATGGGTGCTTCTACTGGATGATAACTCTCACCCGGAGGTGGCTTGTGCTGGACACCTGCAAAATGGAGTTCTCCATCCTCGACATTTCGCCTGTCCTGGCAGGCCGCTCGATGATGTTCAGTAATCAGATCACCACTCTGGAGTCAGGAGAAGGCAGGACAACCGTTGTGGTCTCGGATCTTTTTAGGGCGGATAAAAGATGTGTCCTCTACTTTTATTCGTTCATGCATTTCAGTGACCGGTGGCAGCTGCAGAACAAAATCACCTTGCCTGAGGAATGGGGAGACCGGTTTCGAGGCATCATAGGTGCATTTGAGGGCTGCTTATATATAAAGCTAGATCATCCAAAGCAGAACTTGGGAGATCCTGTTGAGAAAAATGTCACATACTTTTGGTTCGATCTCAAGACTATGCAGGTTGGTAGGTTCACTGAGATAAGTGCTGCTACTGTGAACGAAGCCTACCTTTACACAGGGTTTCCCCCATCTCTGTCACTTCCTAGTGTTTGA